In Sutterella faecalis, a genomic segment contains:
- a CDS encoding HMA2 domain-containing protein has translation MLDPRTFVRSVTHGRARIRHASLKGLSADEAKVIADMVEGFDGITSVSINPRVGSLLVTWDESQTNAEALLQAAAFFLPEDSSAPQTEVSDADAVPEAEGAAGTEAESAAPKKKCLRESAKAAAGTALAAAEDAAGRALLAVSPIIAPDQKKGGRTKRVTQNRLMLAAYGASLASLFVKSTPLHVGLGVLYTLFLGVHLYQHRRVL, from the coding sequence ATGCTTGACCCCCGTACTTTCGTGCGTTCCGTCACTCACGGGCGCGCGCGCATCCGCCACGCGTCCTTGAAGGGCCTTTCCGCCGATGAAGCCAAGGTGATTGCCGACATGGTCGAAGGCTTTGACGGCATTACGTCCGTCTCGATCAACCCTCGCGTGGGCTCGCTCCTCGTGACCTGGGACGAATCGCAGACGAATGCCGAGGCGCTTCTTCAGGCGGCGGCCTTCTTCCTTCCGGAGGATTCCTCCGCTCCTCAGACGGAAGTCTCAGACGCGGATGCTGTCCCCGAAGCTGAAGGCGCAGCCGGGACCGAGGCCGAATCCGCAGCACCCAAGAAAAAGTGCCTCAGGGAATCGGCCAAAGCCGCTGCCGGCACGGCGCTCGCCGCTGCTGAAGATGCCGCAGGCCGCGCGCTCCTCGCCGTGAGCCCCATCATTGCGCCCGACCAGAAGAAGGGCGGCAGAACGAAGCGCGTGACGCAGAACCGCCTGATGCTCGCGGCATACGGCGCATCGCTTGCGTCGCTCTTCGTGAAGAGCACTCCGCTTCATGTCGGACTCGGCGTCCTTTACACTCTCTTCCTCGGCGTGCATCTCTATCAGCACCGCCGCGTGCTTTAA